The Streptomyces avermitilis MA-4680 = NBRC 14893 genome contains a region encoding:
- a CDS encoding winged helix-turn-helix domain-containing protein produces the protein MANTRSFSSVATVPSPAPSPGSARHRLRAVDRDEVVDVADFLPPGATWLPAPQHTLPTLPGQPPMIGYLVLVPADQQTVLPVAVPDQPEASDLTAGDGPLIRVDTVQRTAEVDGQPLDLTYLEFELLAHLVAHPHRVHTRDQLVTTVWGYGHVGDGRTVDVHIARLRRKLGADHRQTIQTVRRVGYKYTPPTGR, from the coding sequence ATGGCGAACACCCGTTCCTTCTCGTCCGTCGCGACCGTCCCCTCCCCCGCACCGTCCCCGGGCTCGGCACGGCACCGACTGCGTGCCGTCGACCGGGACGAGGTGGTGGACGTCGCCGACTTCCTGCCGCCGGGCGCCACCTGGCTGCCCGCGCCCCAGCACACCCTGCCCACGCTGCCGGGCCAGCCGCCGATGATCGGCTATCTGGTGCTCGTCCCGGCCGACCAGCAGACCGTGCTGCCGGTCGCCGTGCCGGACCAGCCCGAGGCGAGCGACCTCACCGCCGGCGACGGCCCGCTGATCCGCGTCGACACCGTGCAGCGCACCGCCGAGGTCGACGGACAGCCGCTCGACCTCACCTACCTGGAGTTCGAGCTGCTCGCGCATCTCGTCGCGCATCCGCACCGGGTGCACACCCGCGACCAGCTGGTCACCACGGTGTGGGGATACGGGCATGTGGGCGACGGGCGGACCGTGGACGTCCACATCGCCCGGCTGCGGCGCAAGCTCGGGGCCGATCACCGGCAGACGATCCAGACGGTGCGGCGGGTCGGCTACAAGTACACGCCGCCGACGGGTCGCTGA
- a CDS encoding DUF6891 domain-containing protein, which translates to MEIDGALAIKVETENWQRHARISAERLRELVGRIGTAGDRWLVVQRIPDIPDVFAQVWHEEGGDYRLEHRLTEDAFFGTDLTDPDRVADLLTGWARQEAAWDAGVTWEPVDLGPQEEVPELADDVRGKVEDRVRTRLRCGYDDRKVLAEIAEEYLVDGGDRPVSKAQARRLVDRLWLERLAEQETWEGVTDPERLALAFAALEASGITARENFACCRGCGMAEIGAEREDARGFVFFHQQVTEHAADGYGLTLYYGGFDGAEQTTVAVGHEVVAALTAAGLSAQWDASPDKAISLTPLTWQRRLVG; encoded by the coding sequence ATGGAGATCGACGGCGCCCTCGCCATCAAGGTCGAGACGGAGAACTGGCAGCGGCACGCGCGCATTTCGGCGGAGCGGCTGCGGGAGCTGGTGGGGCGGATCGGCACGGCCGGCGACCGCTGGCTGGTGGTGCAGCGGATACCGGACATCCCGGATGTGTTCGCCCAGGTGTGGCACGAGGAGGGCGGCGACTACCGGCTGGAGCACCGGCTCACCGAGGACGCGTTCTTCGGTACGGACCTCACGGACCCGGATCGGGTGGCGGACCTCCTGACCGGCTGGGCGCGGCAGGAGGCGGCCTGGGACGCGGGCGTCACCTGGGAGCCGGTCGACCTCGGGCCGCAGGAAGAGGTGCCCGAGCTTGCGGACGACGTGCGGGGCAAGGTCGAGGACCGCGTGCGGACCCGGCTGCGCTGCGGCTACGACGACCGGAAGGTGCTGGCCGAGATCGCCGAGGAGTACCTCGTCGACGGGGGCGACCGGCCGGTGTCGAAGGCCCAGGCCCGGCGGTTGGTGGACCGGCTGTGGCTGGAGCGGCTGGCCGAGCAGGAGACCTGGGAGGGCGTCACCGACCCCGAGCGGCTCGCCCTCGCCTTCGCGGCGCTGGAGGCGAGCGGGATCACGGCCCGGGAGAACTTCGCGTGCTGCCGGGGCTGCGGCATGGCGGAGATAGGCGCGGAGCGCGAGGACGCCCGGGGCTTCGTCTTCTTCCACCAGCAGGTCACGGAGCACGCCGCCGACGGGTACGGACTCACGCTCTACTACGGCGGGTTCGACGGAGCCGAGCAGACCACGGTGGCCGTGGGACACGAGGTCGTGGCCGCGCTCACCGCGGCGGGGCTGTCCGCACAGTGGGACGCCTCCCCGGACAAGGCGATCTCCCTCACGCCGCTGACCTGGCAAAGACGGCTGGTCGGTTGA
- the htpX gene encoding zinc metalloprotease HtpX translates to MQSRFQSDRRLTARMTVTLFLLGLLYLAFVAALIVLLKSWVLVVVIAAAFLGAQYWFSDRIALYAMRGRIVEREEYPQLHGVVDRLSAVADMPNPLVAVSDLEMPNAFATGRNADHAVLCVTTGLLRRLEPDELEGVLAHELSHVAHKDVAVITVASFLGVIAGLIVRFAFYSQFFGVRGRKDQNTVVIFMAVLAVSAAVYALSFLLIRALSRYRELAADRAAALLTGRPSALASALTKVTGDIARIPTKDLRSAQAFNAFYFTPALGTTPGLERLFSTHPSLEQRLEQLGRISAELGEAATPGKAR, encoded by the coding sequence ATGCAGAGCCGGTTCCAGAGCGATCGGCGACTGACCGCGCGGATGACAGTCACACTCTTTCTCCTCGGACTGCTGTACCTGGCGTTCGTCGCCGCGCTGATCGTCCTGCTGAAGTCCTGGGTGCTGGTCGTGGTGATCGCGGCGGCGTTCCTGGGGGCGCAGTACTGGTTCTCCGACCGGATCGCGCTGTACGCGATGCGCGGGCGGATCGTGGAGCGCGAGGAGTACCCCCAGCTGCACGGGGTCGTCGACCGGCTGTCCGCGGTGGCCGACATGCCCAACCCGCTCGTCGCCGTCTCCGACCTGGAGATGCCGAACGCGTTCGCGACCGGGCGGAACGCCGATCACGCGGTGCTGTGCGTGACCACCGGGCTACTGCGACGACTGGAGCCCGACGAGCTGGAGGGCGTCCTCGCTCACGAGCTGTCGCACGTGGCGCACAAGGACGTCGCCGTGATCACCGTCGCGTCCTTCCTCGGGGTCATCGCCGGTCTGATCGTGCGGTTCGCGTTCTACTCGCAGTTCTTCGGCGTACGGGGACGGAAGGACCAGAACACCGTTGTGATCTTCATGGCGGTGCTGGCGGTGTCCGCGGCCGTGTACGCGCTCAGCTTCTTGCTCATCCGGGCCCTGTCCCGCTACCGCGAGCTGGCCGCCGACCGGGCCGCCGCCCTGCTGACCGGGCGTCCCTCGGCACTGGCGTCCGCGCTGACCAAGGTCACCGGTGACATCGCCCGCATCCCGACGAAGGACCTGCGGTCGGCGCAGGCCTTCAACGCCTTCTACTTCACGCCCGCCCTCGGCACCACGCCGGGCCTCGAGCGCCTCTTCTCCACACATCCGAGCCTGGAGCAGCGGCTCGAACAACTCGGCCGTATCTCCGCCGAGTTGGGCGAGGCGGCGACGCCCGGGAAGGCGCGCTGA
- a CDS encoding NAD-dependent epimerase/dehydratase family protein yields MRLLMLGGTEFVGRAMVEAALGRGWEVTVFHRGRHQPPPGVRSLIGDRTAPDGLAALAEAVAGGAQEWDVVVDTWSAAPRAVRDTARLLAGAARRYVYVSSCSVYAWPPAAGYTEEAPLVADASADAEQTDYARDKRGGELATLDAFGAERSLLVRSGLILGPYENIGRLPWWLTRTARGGPVLAPGPRELPLQYVDVRDLAEWTLGAAERGLNGAYNLISPQGHTTTGELLDACVRVTGGAAELRWTDPEVILDAGIEPWTQLPVWAPPKSEGHAALHSADVSRALRDGLRCRPVAETVADTWAWLQDIGGVAPGRPDRPPVGLDPEVEAKVLGV; encoded by the coding sequence ATGAGACTTCTGATGCTGGGTGGTACCGAGTTCGTGGGACGCGCCATGGTCGAGGCGGCTCTCGGGCGGGGCTGGGAGGTGACCGTCTTCCACCGGGGACGGCACCAACCCCCGCCCGGTGTGCGGTCGTTGATCGGTGACCGCACCGCACCGGACGGGCTCGCCGCGCTCGCCGAGGCCGTGGCGGGGGGCGCACAGGAGTGGGACGTCGTCGTCGACACCTGGTCGGCTGCGCCGCGGGCCGTGCGGGACACCGCGCGACTGCTGGCCGGCGCGGCCCGGCGTTATGTGTATGTGTCGAGCTGCTCCGTGTACGCGTGGCCGCCGGCCGCCGGATACACGGAAGAGGCACCCCTCGTGGCGGACGCGTCCGCGGACGCGGAGCAGACCGACTACGCGCGCGACAAGCGGGGCGGGGAGCTGGCCACGCTCGACGCGTTCGGCGCGGAGCGTTCACTGCTCGTGCGGTCCGGGCTGATCCTCGGGCCGTACGAGAACATCGGCCGGCTGCCGTGGTGGCTCACCCGGACGGCCCGCGGCGGGCCGGTCCTCGCGCCCGGGCCGCGGGAGCTTCCGCTCCAGTACGTCGATGTGCGCGACCTCGCCGAGTGGACTCTGGGGGCGGCGGAGCGCGGACTGAACGGGGCGTACAACCTCATCAGCCCGCAGGGGCACACGACGACGGGCGAACTGCTCGACGCGTGCGTGCGGGTGACGGGCGGTGCGGCCGAGCTCAGGTGGACCGACCCCGAGGTGATCCTCGATGCGGGGATCGAGCCGTGGACGCAGTTGCCGGTGTGGGCGCCGCCGAAGAGCGAGGGGCACGCCGCTCTGCACAGTGCCGATGTGTCCCGGGCGCTGCGGGACGGGCTGCGCTGCCGGCCGGTCGCCGAAACGGTGGCCGACACCTGGGCCTGGCTCCAGGACATCGGCGGCGTCGCCCCCGGGCGGCCCGACCGGCCCCCCGTGGGCCTCGACCCCGAGGTGGAGGCGAAGGTGCTCGGGGTGTGA
- the pspAB gene encoding PspA-associated protein PspAB, producing MGFLDILLGRTKPVAPDLDRLFGLPSAAVTLEAAAGFTPTGTGAVCFSTVEGAAFAEAHQEVRALLDADSERRNSPLPEQGRELGGGPPVELSRDEYGYSWLVSRRTPDDLPALVSDLHAVNSALEGSGFGPQLLCSVAGFRSAATGRDGGLRRLGLVYLYKRGTFYPFAPLAGAGRRRDNALELQVKAALADDLRIEQDLTRWFPIWGAPGL from the coding sequence ATGGGGTTCCTGGACATCCTGCTCGGCCGTACCAAGCCGGTGGCGCCCGACCTCGACCGGCTGTTCGGGCTGCCGTCGGCGGCCGTGACCCTGGAGGCCGCGGCCGGGTTCACCCCCACGGGTACGGGCGCGGTGTGCTTCTCGACCGTCGAGGGCGCGGCCTTCGCCGAGGCGCACCAGGAGGTGCGGGCCCTGCTCGACGCGGACTCCGAGCGACGGAACTCCCCCCTGCCCGAGCAGGGCCGGGAGCTCGGGGGCGGACCACCCGTCGAGCTCAGCCGGGACGAGTACGGCTACTCCTGGCTCGTCTCCCGGCGGACGCCCGACGACCTGCCGGCGCTGGTGAGCGATCTGCACGCGGTCAACAGCGCGCTGGAGGGCAGCGGCTTCGGGCCGCAGCTGCTCTGCTCCGTCGCCGGATTCCGGTCCGCGGCAACGGGCCGGGACGGCGGGCTGCGGCGGCTCGGGCTCGTCTACCTCTACAAGCGCGGCACGTTCTATCCCTTCGCGCCGCTGGCCGGTGCCGGCCGGCGGCGCGACAACGCGCTGGAACTCCAGGTCAAGGCCGCGCTCGCCGACGATCTGCGGATCGAGCAGGACCTGACCCGCTGGTTCCCGATCTGGGGCGCGCCCGGCCTGTGA
- a CDS encoding sensor histidine kinase, translating into MEISSGGSGMATRARGVVRDGTRALVLAVVGLPGALVLYVLAVVSLLLVPLGVGIVTTPWVLAGVRGFADWRRVVAAEWCGVRIPSGYRPVPVDANPWGRCFRLLSDRATWRDLIWLQVDMTAGFVTALLPAALLFYPLEGFALAAGLWRVFTDGTYIGWWYAFVPVSGQASALAAGALGVVFLVASYHLTPSLLRVHFLLTRAVLAPGQGELAERVRVLTETRRAAVDTSAAELRRIERDLHDGAQARLVAMGMDLGTIEALIEKDPAKARELLARARKSSADALTELRDLVRGIHPPVLAERGLGDAVRALALRVPIASEVNVDFDGRRAAAPVESAAYFAVSEVLTNAVKHAGADRVWIDLRHSDGMLRIAVTDNGRGGARIGTGSGLAGIERRLGTFDGVLAVSSPAGGPTMVSLEIPCELS; encoded by the coding sequence ATGGAGATCAGCAGCGGCGGCAGCGGCATGGCGACGAGGGCGCGGGGCGTCGTACGCGACGGGACGAGGGCCCTCGTGCTGGCCGTGGTCGGGCTCCCCGGCGCCCTCGTCCTCTACGTACTGGCCGTCGTTTCCCTTCTCCTGGTGCCCCTCGGGGTCGGGATCGTCACCACGCCCTGGGTGCTGGCCGGTGTGCGCGGCTTCGCCGACTGGCGGCGGGTGGTGGCCGCCGAGTGGTGCGGGGTGCGGATTCCGTCCGGATACCGGCCCGTCCCCGTGGACGCCAACCCGTGGGGCCGGTGTTTCCGGCTGCTCAGTGACCGCGCCACCTGGCGGGACCTCATATGGCTCCAGGTCGACATGACCGCCGGATTCGTGACCGCGCTCCTGCCCGCCGCGCTGCTCTTCTACCCGCTGGAGGGGTTCGCTCTGGCGGCCGGGCTGTGGCGGGTCTTCACCGACGGTACGTACATCGGGTGGTGGTACGCCTTCGTACCGGTCTCCGGGCAGGCCTCCGCGCTCGCCGCCGGCGCCCTCGGCGTCGTCTTCCTGGTCGCCTCGTACCACCTCACCCCGTCCCTGCTGCGTGTGCACTTCCTGCTCACCCGGGCCGTGCTCGCCCCCGGCCAGGGCGAACTCGCCGAGCGCGTCCGGGTGTTGACCGAGACCCGGCGTGCCGCCGTCGACACCTCCGCCGCCGAACTGCGGCGCATCGAGCGGGACCTGCACGACGGGGCGCAGGCGCGGCTCGTCGCGATGGGCATGGACCTGGGGACGATCGAGGCGCTGATCGAGAAGGACCCGGCGAAGGCGAGGGAACTGCTCGCCCGGGCCCGCAAGTCGTCCGCCGACGCGCTCACCGAGCTGCGCGACCTCGTGCGCGGCATCCATCCGCCCGTGCTCGCCGAGCGTGGACTCGGTGACGCGGTACGGGCGTTGGCGCTGCGCGTCCCGATCGCGAGCGAGGTGAACGTCGACTTCGACGGCCGACGCGCGGCCGCGCCCGTCGAGTCGGCCGCCTACTTCGCCGTCAGCGAGGTGCTCACCAACGCCGTCAAGCACGCGGGGGCCGACCGCGTCTGGATCGACCTCCGGCACAGCGACGGCATGCTGCGGATCGCGGTCACCGACAACGGCAGGGGCGGCGCGCGGATCGGCACGGGTTCGGGCCTGGCCGGGATCGAGCGGCGGCTGGGTACATTCGACGGCGTCCTGGCCGTCAGCAGCCCCGCGGGCGGCCCCACCATGGTCAGCCTGGAGATACCGTGCGAGTTGTCCTAG
- a CDS encoding alpha/beta fold hydrolase gives MSELLSFAYEHDGERLSGMYGGDDDGDDAGGVEGGRESPTVVLLHGAGDGCAGRLLPLLAEFVARGCRGLAFDFSGHGQSTGALAESSLRRRFAQAVAVIDARVPGDGPLVLVGFSMSGQTVADLAAHYGERVAALGLCAPAVYAAAAWPVPFGAGDGRFSEIIRAADSWRESPALDVLRAYGGRAVLAVPGTDTVIPPAVTAAVTAALATNAQFSLVELPDAEHTLGLWFRDHEDDRRRFVDAVLTGRGEGGWTATRAWVAKQLPAGRRVRDSARLRGGWSSQIRRLTLDDGTGLVLRTFVRPFFRRHAPGLLSREASVLALLAAQDGTPVPEAVAVDATGEHCDHPSLLMSLLPGAVRVDEEDLDRRLDLLARQLVRIHTVVPDERPRPYQAWTSPERVRTPGGALWDRAVAVLRREPPAYEGCFLHRDFHPGNVLFDGAGDTLRISGVVDWVETSWGPADLDVAHCSTALALLHGEAYGLGFRERYEAHGGRRLADGADHLYWRLLDTLAYSPDAEKLAAPWHELGRTDLTREVLGARLEAYVGGLLRRYG, from the coding sequence ATGAGCGAGCTCCTCTCCTTCGCGTACGAACACGACGGCGAACGACTCAGCGGCATGTACGGCGGTGACGACGACGGGGACGACGCCGGGGGCGTAGAGGGTGGCCGGGAATCGCCCACCGTCGTGCTGCTGCACGGCGCGGGCGACGGGTGCGCGGGGCGCCTGCTCCCCCTGCTCGCGGAATTCGTCGCGCGCGGCTGCCGGGGCCTCGCGTTCGACTTCTCCGGGCACGGCCAAAGCACCGGCGCGCTGGCCGAGTCGAGCCTGCGCAGACGCTTCGCGCAGGCGGTCGCGGTGATCGACGCGCGGGTTCCCGGGGACGGTCCGCTGGTCCTCGTCGGGTTCAGCATGAGCGGGCAGACGGTGGCGGATCTCGCCGCGCACTACGGGGAGCGGGTGGCGGCCCTGGGCCTGTGCGCACCCGCCGTGTACGCGGCCGCGGCATGGCCGGTTCCGTTCGGTGCGGGCGACGGACGGTTCAGCGAGATCATCCGTGCGGCGGACAGCTGGCGGGAGTCTCCCGCGCTCGACGTCCTGCGGGCGTACGGGGGCCGGGCCGTGCTCGCGGTGCCCGGTACCGACACCGTGATCCCGCCCGCCGTGACCGCGGCGGTGACGGCCGCGCTCGCCACGAACGCCCAGTTCAGCCTGGTCGAACTGCCCGACGCGGAGCACACGCTGGGCCTGTGGTTCCGCGACCACGAGGACGACCGGCGGAGGTTCGTGGACGCCGTGCTCACCGGGCGGGGCGAGGGGGGATGGACGGCGACCCGGGCCTGGGTGGCGAAGCAGCTCCCGGCGGGCAGGCGCGTACGGGACTCGGCGCGGCTGCGGGGCGGCTGGAGTTCGCAGATACGCCGTCTCACTCTCGACGACGGCACCGGCCTGGTGCTGCGCACCTTCGTGCGGCCCTTCTTCCGGCGCCACGCGCCCGGACTGCTCTCCCGCGAGGCGTCCGTCCTCGCCCTGCTCGCCGCGCAGGACGGCACCCCCGTGCCCGAGGCCGTCGCCGTCGACGCGACCGGCGAACACTGCGACCACCCTTCGCTGCTGATGTCCCTGCTGCCCGGCGCGGTACGGGTCGACGAGGAGGATCTGGACCGGCGCCTCGACCTGCTCGCGCGGCAACTCGTCCGGATCCACACCGTCGTACCGGACGAACGGCCACGCCCCTACCAGGCGTGGACGTCGCCCGAGCGGGTCCGCACCCCCGGGGGCGCCCTGTGGGACCGGGCCGTGGCGGTGCTCAGGCGCGAACCGCCCGCGTACGAAGGGTGCTTCCTGCACCGGGACTTCCACCCCGGGAACGTGCTGTTCGACGGTGCGGGCGACACGCTGCGGATCAGCGGGGTCGTCGACTGGGTCGAGACCTCGTGGGGGCCCGCCGACCTGGACGTCGCCCACTGTTCGACGGCGCTCGCGCTGCTGCACGGGGAGGCGTACGGGCTGGGGTTCCGGGAGCGGTACGAGGCCCACGGCGGCCGGCGACTGGCGGACGGGGCGGACCACTTGTACTGGCGGCTGCTGGACACGCTGGCGTACTCCCCCGACGCCGAGAAGCTCGCGGCCCCCTGGCACGAGCTGGGCCGCACCGACCTGACGCGCGAGGTACTGGGCGCGCGGCTGGAGGCTTATGTGGGCGGGCTGTTGCGGCGGTACGGCTAG
- the glnII gene encoding glutamine synthetase codes for MTFKAEYIWIDGTEPTAKLRSKTKILADDAKGAELPIWGFDGSSTNQAEGHASDRVLKPVATYPDPIRGGDDVLVMCEVLNIDMTPHESNTRATLAEVEEKFGAQEPIFGIEQEYTFFKGSRPLGFPEGGFPAAQGGYYCGVGSDEIFGRDVVEAHLENCLKAGLGISGINAEVMPGQWEFQVGPLAPLEVSDQLWVARWLLYRTAEDFGVSATLDPKPVKGDWNGAGAHTNFSTKAMREGYDAIITACESLGEGSKPLDHVKNYGAGIDDRLTGLHETAPWNEYSYGVSNRGASVRIPWQVEKDGKGYIEDRRPNANVDPYVVTRLLVDTCCSALEKAGQV; via the coding sequence GTGACCTTCAAGGCTGAGTACATCTGGATCGACGGCACCGAGCCGACGGCCAAGCTCCGTTCGAAGACGAAGATCCTGGCGGACGATGCCAAGGGTGCCGAGCTGCCGATCTGGGGCTTCGACGGGTCCTCCACGAACCAGGCCGAGGGGCACGCCTCCGACCGCGTACTCAAGCCGGTCGCCACCTACCCGGACCCGATCCGCGGCGGCGACGACGTCCTCGTCATGTGCGAGGTCCTGAACATCGACATGACGCCGCACGAGTCCAACACGCGTGCCACGCTGGCCGAGGTCGAGGAGAAGTTCGGCGCCCAGGAGCCGATCTTCGGCATCGAGCAGGAGTACACCTTCTTCAAGGGCTCGCGCCCGCTGGGCTTCCCCGAGGGCGGCTTCCCGGCCGCGCAGGGCGGCTACTACTGCGGTGTCGGCTCGGACGAGATCTTCGGCCGTGACGTCGTCGAGGCGCACCTGGAGAACTGCCTCAAGGCGGGTCTGGGCATCTCCGGCATCAACGCCGAGGTCATGCCCGGCCAGTGGGAGTTCCAGGTCGGCCCGCTGGCGCCGCTCGAGGTCTCCGACCAGCTGTGGGTGGCCCGCTGGCTGCTCTACCGCACCGCCGAGGACTTCGGCGTCTCCGCGACGCTGGACCCGAAGCCGGTGAAGGGCGACTGGAACGGCGCGGGCGCGCACACCAACTTCTCCACGAAGGCGATGCGCGAGGGCTACGACGCGATCATCACCGCGTGCGAGTCGCTGGGCGAGGGCTCCAAGCCGCTCGACCACGTCAAGAACTACGGCGCGGGCATCGACGACCGCCTGACGGGCCTGCACGAGACCGCCCCGTGGAACGAGTACTCGTACGGCGTCTCGAACCGTGGCGCCTCGGTCCGTATCCCGTGGCAGGTCGAGAAGGACGGCAAGGGCTACATCGAGGACCGCCGTCCGAACGCCAACGTCGACCCGTACGTCGTGACGCGTCTGCTCGTCGACACCTGCTGCTCCGCCCTGGAGAAGGCCGGCCAGGTCTGA
- a CDS encoding RDD family protein: MDNRQVIGSWLSGPREAAEQAGADFGYRGEQLGLPEEGPGSIARPGRRFGALAVDWGLCLLIAYGLLTHGYNQTTGNWALLVFLGLGFLTVGTVGFTPGKRLFGLRVVAEGTGRVNPLRAVVRTVLLCLAIPALIWDRDGRGLHDRLARTVEVRI; this comes from the coding sequence GTGGACAACAGGCAAGTAATCGGATCGTGGCTCTCCGGCCCCCGCGAGGCCGCGGAACAAGCCGGGGCCGACTTCGGCTACCGGGGCGAACAGCTCGGTCTGCCGGAGGAGGGGCCGGGTTCGATCGCCCGCCCGGGCCGCCGCTTCGGCGCCCTCGCCGTCGACTGGGGCCTGTGCCTCTTGATCGCATACGGCCTGCTCACCCACGGCTACAACCAGACGACCGGCAACTGGGCGCTGCTCGTCTTCCTCGGGCTCGGCTTCCTGACGGTCGGCACGGTGGGCTTCACCCCGGGCAAGCGCCTGTTCGGTCTGCGGGTGGTCGCCGAGGGCACGGGCCGCGTGAACCCGCTCCGCGCCGTCGTGCGCACGGTCCTGCTGTGCCTCGCGATCCCGGCCCTGATCTGGGACCGCGACGGCCGGGGCCTGCACGACCGGCTGGCCCGCACGGTCGAGGTCAGAATCTGA
- the glnA gene encoding type I glutamate--ammonia ligase codes for MFQNADEAKKYIADEDVKFVDVRFCDLPGVMQHFTIPAEAFDPAEELAFDGSSIRGFQAIHESDMALRADLSTARVDPFRRDKTVNINFFIHDPITGEQYSRDPRNVAKKAEAYLASTGIADTAYFGPEAEFYVFDSVRFKTAENESFYHIDSEAGAWNTGAIEDNRGYKVRYKGGYFPTPPVDHFADLRAEISLELANSGLQVERQHHEVGTAGQAEINYKFNTLLAAADDLQLFKYIVKNVAWRNGKTATFMPKPIFGDNGSGMHVHQSLWANGDPLFYDEAGYAGLSDTARYYIGGILKHAPSLLAFTNPTVNSYHRLVPGFEAPVNMVYSQRNRSAAMRIPITGSNPKAKRVEFRAPDSSGNPYLAFSALLLAGLDGIKNKVEPAEPIDKDLYELAPEEHASVAQVPTSLPAVLSALEADHEYLLQGNVFTPDLIETWIDYKRTNEIAPLQLRPHPHEFELYFDV; via the coding sequence ATGTTCCAGAACGCCGACGAGGCCAAGAAGTACATCGCGGACGAGGACGTCAAGTTCGTCGACGTCCGGTTCTGCGACCTGCCGGGCGTGATGCAGCACTTCACGATTCCGGCGGAGGCCTTCGACCCGGCCGAGGAGCTGGCCTTCGACGGCTCCTCGATCCGCGGCTTCCAGGCCATCCACGAGTCCGACATGGCGCTCCGCGCCGACCTGTCCACCGCGCGCGTCGACCCCTTCCGCCGCGACAAGACGGTCAACATCAACTTCTTCATCCACGACCCGATCACGGGCGAGCAGTACTCCCGTGACCCGCGCAACGTGGCGAAGAAGGCCGAGGCCTACCTCGCGTCGACCGGCATCGCCGACACCGCGTACTTCGGCCCCGAGGCCGAGTTCTACGTCTTCGACAGCGTGCGCTTCAAGACCGCGGAGAACGAGTCCTTCTACCACATCGACTCCGAGGCCGGCGCCTGGAACACCGGTGCGATCGAGGACAACCGCGGCTACAAGGTCCGCTACAAGGGCGGTTACTTCCCGACCCCGCCGGTCGACCACTTCGCCGACCTGCGTGCCGAGATCTCCCTGGAGCTGGCCAACTCCGGCCTCCAGGTCGAGCGCCAGCACCACGAGGTGGGCACCGCCGGCCAGGCCGAGATCAACTACAAGTTCAACACGCTGCTCGCCGCGGCCGACGACCTCCAGCTCTTCAAGTACATCGTGAAGAACGTCGCCTGGCGCAACGGCAAGACCGCGACCTTCATGCCGAAGCCGATCTTCGGTGACAACGGCTCGGGCATGCACGTCCACCAGTCGCTGTGGGCCAATGGCGACCCGCTGTTCTACGACGAGGCCGGTTACGCGGGCCTCTCGGACACCGCCCGCTACTACATCGGCGGCATCCTCAAGCACGCCCCGTCGCTGCTGGCCTTCACCAACCCGACGGTGAACTCGTACCACCGTCTGGTCCCGGGCTTCGAGGCCCCGGTCAACATGGTCTACTCGCAGCGCAACCGCTCGGCCGCGATGCGTATCCCGATCACCGGCTCGAACCCGAAGGCCAAGCGCGTCGAGTTCCGCGCCCCGGACTCCTCCGGCAACCCGTACCTCGCCTTCTCGGCGCTGCTGCTCGCGGGCCTCGACGGCATCAAGAACAAGGTCGAGCCGGCCGAGCCGATCGACAAGGACCTCTACGAGCTGGCCCCCGAGGAGCACGCGAGCGTCGCGCAGGTCCCGACCTCGCTCCCGGCCGTGCTCAGCGCCCTCGAGGCCGACCACGAGTACCTGCTCCAGGGCAACGTCTTCACGCCCGACCTGATCGAGACGTGGATCGACTACAAGCGCACGAACGAGATCGCCCCGCTCCAGCTGCGCCCGCACCCGCACGAGTTCGAGCTCTACTTCGACGTCTAA
- a CDS encoding arsenate reductase family protein, whose product MEIWINPACSKCRSALSLLDAEDAEYTVRRYLEDVPSEDEIRGVLQRLGLEPWDITRTEEAVAKELGVKEWARDAGSRDQWVRALAEHPKLIQRPIITADDGTALVARTEEAVRDALSR is encoded by the coding sequence ATGGAGATCTGGATCAATCCCGCCTGTTCGAAGTGCCGCAGCGCCCTCAGCCTGCTCGACGCGGAGGACGCCGAGTACACCGTGCGGCGCTACCTGGAGGACGTGCCGAGCGAGGACGAGATCCGCGGCGTGCTCCAGCGGCTCGGACTCGAGCCCTGGGACATCACGCGGACCGAGGAAGCCGTCGCCAAGGAGCTCGGCGTGAAGGAGTGGGCCCGGGACGCCGGTTCGAGGGACCAGTGGGTGCGGGCGCTCGCCGAGCACCCCAAGCTCATTCAGCGGCCGATCATCACCGCGGACGACGGCACCGCGCTCGTGGCACGCACGGAGGAGGCGGTACGGGATGCCTTGTCCCGGTAG